GCGTGCCGCCGACGTTTGGCGTTGCTCGTAACGGCGCTGGCGATGTTTTTTATTCCGGCGACGGCTCAATCGGCCGGCTCACTGCGTGGGCGCGTCATGTTGGAGCGTGACGCCAACCCCGTTTCGGAAGCTGTCGTCACCATCATTGAACTGCGCCGTTCCGTCATAACCGACCAAAACGGTGAGTATCGCTTCGACGACGTACCGCCGGGTGACTACCAAGTGTTCGCCCACCTTGACCGCATCCCGGATGTCGTGCAGCGGGTGACGGTCAGCGGCGCGACGACGCTCGATTTCGTCCTGAAGCTGCGCCCGGAGACCGAACAAGTGACCGTAACGGCGACGCTGCGCGAGGAAACCACGCGCGACACCATTCAATCGAGCGTCGTCGTCAACAGCTTTGACCTGGCCGAGCGCGCCCCGGTGTCGCTTGGCGACGCGCTGGAACGTGAAGTCGGCGTGGCGAAGCGGTCGTTCGGTCCTGGTACGGGGCGGCCGGTCATTCGCGGTTTTGACGGCGACCGCGTACTGGTCACGCAGGACGGCCTCACGACCGGCTCGATTGGGTTCCAGTCGGGCGACCATGCCGAAATCGTTGACCTGCAGGGCGTTGAGCGGGTGGAAATCGTCAAGGGGCCGGCGACGCTGCTCTACGGCAGTACGGCGGTGGGCGGCGTCGTCAACGCCGTGACCGGCAACGAGGAATCGCACCCCGGCTTACAGGGCTACGCCACGGCTTTCGGCGGGACGGGCAACGCGCTGGGCGGCGGGAGCGGCGGCGTCAAGTACGGGCGCGGGCCGTGGATGGTCTTCGCCAACGGCGGCGGACAGCGCGCGGACGACTACCGGACGCCGCTGAGCGTCATCAAGAACAGCTTTGCGCGCAGCGGCAATGCGACCGGCGGCGTCGGCTACTACGGCGCGAAGGGCTTTTTCAACTTCGCCTACGGCTACACCGGGCAAAACTATGGCGTGCCGCCGCTGCCGGAAGACGACGATGAGGAGCGGGTTGAAGGACGGCGGCGAACGAGCGTTGTTTTCCGGCCGAAGGGCGGCGAACCCGGCGAACTGGTGCGCCTCAATCCGCGTCGGCATGGATTTCGCTTCACGGCCGGCGCGCGCAATCTCGATGCGTTGTTCACCGACGTACAGGCGCAGTTTCAGTACAACCGCTACCGGCATGACGAAATTAAGGTTGAGGAAAACGAGGTGGAAACGGCGTTCCGCAACGGCACCTTTGCCTACCGCATCTTCGCCGACCACCGGCGCGTCGGACGCTTGCAGGGGACGCTCGGCTTTTCGGGTTTTTACCGTGACTATTCGACGCGCGGGGATGAGACGTTGACGCCGGCGACGACCCAGACCAACTTCGCATTTTTCGGCCTTGAAAAGGTCGGCTTTGAGCGCGTCACGCTTCAGTTCGGCGGGCGCGTCGAGCGCAACGCCTATTCGCCGACCAACGCCCGTGCGCGGAGCTTCACCGGCTTTTCAGGCGGCGTTGGGTTGCGCGTTGGACTCAACAGCGACACGGCGCTGACGGTGAACTACACGCAGGCCTACCGCGCGCCGGCGCTGGAAGAGCTGTACAACTTCGGCCCGCATCCGGGGACGTTTTTGTTCGAGATTGGCGACGACGATCTCACGCGCGAACTAACCAACGGTATTGAAGTCGGCGTACGGCATCAGTCGCGGCGCGCGCGGGCAAGTGCGAGCTTTTACTACTATGACATTTGCTCGTTCGTCTTTCCGGCGCTGACCGGCGAGTTTGAGGACGGCTTGCCGGTCGGTGTTTTTACGCAGGGCGACGCGCGATTTTTGGGCACGGAGGCGCAGCTTGACATCAACCTGCATCCGAACCTGTGGTTTTACAGCCAACTGGATTACACGAACGCCGAGTTGAAAACGGGGCTGCCGTTGCCGCGCATTCCGCCGCTGCGGGCGCGGGTGGCGCTGGAAGGAACGTTCAAAGGGCTGCGTCTGATGCCGGAGTTGCTGACAGCCGGGCGGCAAGAGCGGGTTTTTACGCTTGAGGAGCCGACGGCGGGCTACGCGGTGGTCAACCTTGTCGGCTCGTACACGATCACGACCCCGCATACGGCGCATGTCTTTTCCGTGACAGGCTTCAACTTGGGCGACCGGCTCTATCGCAACCACCTGTCGTTCATCAAAGCCTTCGCGCCGGAAATTGGGCGGGGTGTGAGGTTCAGCTACACAATGCGCTTCTTTTAGAAGAAGCGGAGCGCTCTCC
The window above is part of the Chloracidobacterium sp. genome. Proteins encoded here:
- a CDS encoding TonB-dependent receptor; its protein translation is MGVSALSACRRRLALLVTALAMFFIPATAQSAGSLRGRVMLERDANPVSEAVVTIIELRRSVITDQNGEYRFDDVPPGDYQVFAHLDRIPDVVQRVTVSGATTLDFVLKLRPETEQVTVTATLREETTRDTIQSSVVVNSFDLAERAPVSLGDALEREVGVAKRSFGPGTGRPVIRGFDGDRVLVTQDGLTTGSIGFQSGDHAEIVDLQGVERVEIVKGPATLLYGSTAVGGVVNAVTGNEESHPGLQGYATAFGGTGNALGGGSGGVKYGRGPWMVFANGGGQRADDYRTPLSVIKNSFARSGNATGGVGYYGAKGFFNFAYGYTGQNYGVPPLPEDDDEERVEGRRRTSVVFRPKGGEPGELVRLNPRRHGFRFTAGARNLDALFTDVQAQFQYNRYRHDEIKVEENEVETAFRNGTFAYRIFADHRRVGRLQGTLGFSGFYRDYSTRGDETLTPATTQTNFAFFGLEKVGFERVTLQFGGRVERNAYSPTNARARSFTGFSGGVGLRVGLNSDTALTVNYTQAYRAPALEELYNFGPHPGTFLFEIGDDDLTRELTNGIEVGVRHQSRRARASASFYYYDICSFVFPALTGEFEDGLPVGVFTQGDARFLGTEAQLDINLHPNLWFYSQLDYTNAELKTGLPLPRIPPLRARVALEGTFKGLRLMPELLTAGRQERVFTLEEPTAGYAVVNLVGSYTITTPHTAHVFSVTGFNLGDRLYRNHLSFIKAFAPEIGRGVRFSYTMRFF